The Salinirubellus salinus genome segment CTCTCGCAGGAGCTCGGTGCGGTCGGCGACCAGCGCGAACGGATGGAGGGCGCGATGGCGTTCCGCGACGACGTGCGCGACCTGCTGGGTGAGACCCCGCCCGCCGAACCCTCCGCCTTCCTCCGAGCGATGGTCGACGCCACGGCCGACCGAGCACGGGCGGTCCGGGACACGGTGACGGACCCGAGCGACGAACTGGCGCGACTGCTCGACTCGACGGAGGAGAACGCCGACACCGTGACCGACCGGCTGGAAGGTACGACATTCGGCGAGTTCGACGTGGTCCGGACCGCGCTCGACTTCAACTACTCGTGGAAGCTCTACACCGCCCGCCGGCAACTCGACGAGGGGGACTGCGACGACGAGACGACCGACGCACTCGAGTCACTCGCCGACGCCCTCTCGCTGTTCGGTCCCGCCCGCGAGCACTTCAAGACGCTCTACTTCCAGTCCGAACTCATCGACCTCTCGCGGACGGTCCTCTACGCCGCCATCCCGTCACTCGTCATCACCGTCTCCGTGCTGCTGTTCGTCGACATCGGCGACTACACCGGGACGCTGCTCGGCGTCGACCAAGGTGTCCTGCTGGTGGCTGCCGCGTCCGCCGTCGCGGTCGCTCCCTTCGCCGTCCTGCTGTCGTACGTCCTCCGTATCGCCACGGTGACTGGGCGGACGCTCTCCATCGGGCCGTTCATCCTCCGGGAGACGGACCGCGACACCGACCAGTAGGCGGGGTGAGAACGGGAGCACCGCGGTGGGTGCCTGAATCGGTGCGTGCCGGGCCGTTCAGACCGTCCGCGAGGCGAGATGTCGGTGGACACGTCCACCGAGGCTCGCGCCACTCACGCGGTGCGGGACGCGAGACGCGCGCGGATGACCTCCAGCAGGTCCTCGCGCAGCTCCTCGACCTCGATCTCGTCGAGCACGGGGACGTAGAACCCCTCGACGAGCATGTTCTTCGCCAGCTGCTCGGGGACGCCGCGGGACTTCATGTAGAACAGCTCCTGCTGGTCCACCTGCCCCACGGTCGCCGAGTGGCTCGCTTCCGTGTCGTGGTTGTTGATGATGAGCTTCGGGGAGGCGTCGGCCTCGCTCTCGTCACTCAGCATCAGCGTGTTCTCGCGCTGGTACGACGAGGTGTCCCAGGCCTCGCGGCCGACGTTCTGGACACCTTCGTAGACCGAGCGCGAGTCGTCGTCGATGACGCCGCGGGTGACGAGGTCCGCGGTCGTGTGTTCGCCCTCGTGCCAGACGCGCGAGTCGATGTCGAAGTGCTGGTCGTCGTGGCCGTAGAACGCCCCGACGATCTTCGTCTCCGAGGAGTCGCCCTCCAGCTCCACCTCGACGCTCGTCTTCGTCAGCCGGGAGCCGACGTTCGCGTCGACGATGTTGCAGGTGCCGTAGGTGTCGGTTACGCCGCGCTTGAGCTGGTAGTTGTACGTCTCCTGGTCGAGGTCCTGCATCGACCCGTACTGGACGTACGCGTTCTCACCCGTGGCGATCTCCGTGATGCCGGAGTAGTAGCGCGCGCCGTCGACCTCGTCGCCGGTCTGCTGGCGCTCCAGGATGGTGACCGAGGAGGACTCCTCGGCGACCACGAGCGTGTAGTTGAACAGCGACCGGGAGTTCATCGTCGTCCGCACCTTCACGTCCTCGGCGTTCACGCCCTCCGGGACGTAGATGACCGTCCCCGACGTGAACAGCGCCGTCGAGAGTGCCGTGAGGTAGTTCGTCTGCGGGTCGACGACGTTCCCGAACGCGGACTCGACGAGTTCGGGGTGCGCGTCGACGGCCTCCGCGAACGGGAGCACCTCGACGCCCGAGGGACCGACCTGGTCCTTCTCGTCGGACTGCGTGAGCGGGTCGACAAACGACTCGAAGTCTAGGTCCGCGAGGTCCGTCCACTTGCGCCCCGGCGTCTTGATGACCGCCGGGAACGCGAGGTCGTCGAGCGCCTCGAGGGCGTCCAGCCGCTGCTGGAGCAGCCACTCGGGCTCGTCGCGCCCCTCGCTGATCTCTCGTACCGTCCCTTCGGACAGGACGGACTGGAGTCCCGTGCTCATCTATCCGAGCGAGCCCTCCATCTCGAGTTCGATGAGGCGGTTGAGTTCGACCGCGTACTCGATGGGCAGTTCCTCCGTGATGGGCTCGATGAACCCGGCGACGATCATCTGCTTGGCGTCGTCGTCGTCCAGTCCGCGAGACTGGAGGTAGAAGACGTCCTCGTCGCCGATCTTGCCGACGGTCGCCTCGTGGGCCACGTCCACCTTCGACTCCTGGATCTCCATGTAGGGCATGGTGTCCGAGGTGGACTCGTTGTCGAACATCAGCGCGTCACACTCGACCGACGTGCTGGAGTTCTCCGC includes the following:
- the sufD gene encoding Fe-S cluster assembly protein SufD → MSTGLQSVLSEGTVREISEGRDEPEWLLQQRLDALEALDDLAFPAVIKTPGRKWTDLADLDFESFVDPLTQSDEKDQVGPSGVEVLPFAEAVDAHPELVESAFGNVVDPQTNYLTALSTALFTSGTVIYVPEGVNAEDVKVRTTMNSRSLFNYTLVVAEESSSVTILERQQTGDEVDGARYYSGITEIATGENAYVQYGSMQDLDQETYNYQLKRGVTDTYGTCNIVDANVGSRLTKTSVEVELEGDSSETKIVGAFYGHDDQHFDIDSRVWHEGEHTTADLVTRGVIDDDSRSVYEGVQNVGREAWDTSSYQRENTLMLSDESEADASPKLIINNHDTEASHSATVGQVDQQELFYMKSRGVPEQLAKNMLVEGFYVPVLDEIEVEELREDLLEVIRARLASRTA